The proteins below come from a single Beutenbergia cavernae DSM 12333 genomic window:
- a CDS encoding SAF domain-containing protein, with protein MARLPSDSPPRAPSRTSRHVRVALWRARHVVAALALAVAATMALATLRPPDPPSVDVLVAAHDIAAAQEIVPADVRVVALPADAVPPDALDAADDVVGRQLAHALPAGYPLGPGMVLGPGLADGAPRGTTVVPVRFADPLLTSVLEPGATVDLVAAGDQEAGAHVLATDAVVLARVDGEAGGGIGGLTSSAPDAPLLLVAVRPDVATLVVEASARGTLTVVLVPSP; from the coding sequence ATGGCACGCCTCCCCAGCGACAGTCCTCCCCGGGCGCCGTCCCGGACGTCACGGCATGTGCGCGTCGCGCTCTGGCGCGCTCGGCACGTCGTGGCGGCGCTCGCCCTCGCCGTGGCTGCGACGATGGCGCTCGCGACGCTGCGACCACCCGATCCCCCGAGCGTCGACGTCCTGGTCGCCGCGCACGACATCGCCGCCGCACAGGAGATCGTCCCGGCCGACGTCCGGGTCGTGGCGCTGCCCGCCGACGCCGTCCCGCCCGACGCGCTGGACGCGGCCGACGACGTCGTCGGTCGGCAGCTGGCGCACGCCCTCCCGGCCGGATACCCGCTCGGGCCGGGCATGGTGCTCGGTCCCGGACTCGCCGACGGCGCGCCGCGAGGCACGACGGTGGTGCCCGTGCGGTTCGCCGACCCCCTCCTGACGTCGGTGCTCGAGCCGGGCGCGACCGTCGACCTGGTCGCCGCCGGCGACCAGGAGGCGGGAGCCCACGTCCTGGCGACGGACGCCGTCGTGCTCGCGCGAGTGGATGGCGAGGCGGGCGGCGGCATCGGCGGACTCACGTCGTCGGCCCCCGACGCACCTCTGCTCCTGGTCGCGGTTCGCCCCGACGTGGCTACGCTCGTCGTCGAGGCGAGCGCCCGCGGCACGCTCACGGTGGTCCTCGTGCCCTCGCCCTGA
- the mscL gene encoding large conductance mechanosensitive channel protein MscL, with protein sequence MSQQGPAAGAAAQRRAAAAKAGGMLSGFKEFIARGNAVELAVGIVIGAAFTAVITAVVEGVLNPLIGGIFGQPNLDNIWVWTLNEGDPAAGIPPSEMKVGMVLTALVNFVLVAAAIYFLVVAPLNALARRRATGQEPEPAIPAEDIQLLTEIRDLLARQAPAGGPAGGGGAAPSAPSYPPQPPSGPGSV encoded by the coding sequence ATGTCGCAGCAAGGACCGGCCGCAGGAGCCGCGGCGCAACGAAGGGCCGCCGCCGCGAAGGCCGGCGGCATGCTCAGCGGCTTCAAGGAGTTCATCGCCCGCGGGAATGCCGTCGAGCTGGCGGTCGGGATCGTCATCGGCGCGGCGTTCACCGCCGTCATCACGGCGGTGGTCGAGGGTGTCCTCAACCCGCTCATCGGCGGCATCTTCGGCCAGCCCAACCTCGACAACATCTGGGTGTGGACGCTCAACGAGGGTGATCCCGCCGCGGGCATCCCGCCGTCCGAGATGAAGGTCGGCATGGTGCTGACCGCTCTCGTCAACTTCGTGCTCGTCGCGGCAGCGATCTACTTCCTCGTCGTCGCGCCGCTCAACGCCCTGGCGCGCCGCCGGGCTACCGGGCAGGAACCGGAGCCGGCGATCCCCGCGGAGGACATCCAGCTGCTCACCGAGATCCGCGACCTGCTCGCGCGCCAGGCTCCGGCCGGCGGTCCGGCCGGTGGCGGCGGCGCAGCACCGTCCGCACCGTCGTACCCGCCGCAGCCGCCCAGCGGGCCCGGCTCGGTCTGA
- a CDS encoding FmdB family zinc ribbon protein — protein sequence MPTYAYRCTACQHAFDVHQSFSDDALTECPECGGSLRKVFSAVGVVFKGSGFYRNDARGGTAGAATASGGGTESASTPSTSSGSDSTSSSSTSSGTSSTTTATKPAAAAAS from the coding sequence GTGCCGACCTACGCCTACCGGTGCACCGCGTGCCAGCACGCGTTCGACGTGCACCAGTCGTTCTCCGACGACGCCCTGACCGAGTGCCCCGAGTGCGGCGGCTCGCTCCGCAAGGTGTTCTCCGCCGTCGGCGTCGTCTTCAAGGGCTCCGGGTTCTACCGGAACGACGCCCGGGGCGGCACGGCGGGCGCGGCGACGGCGTCCGGCGGCGGCACGGAGAGCGCGTCGACGCCGTCCACGTCGTCCGGGTCCGACTCCACGTCGAGCTCGAGCACCTCGTCCGGCACGTCCTCGACCACCACGGCGACGAAGCCCGCGGCCGCCGCGGCATCCTGA